The Procambarus clarkii isolate CNS0578487 chromosome 4, FALCON_Pclarkii_2.0, whole genome shotgun sequence genomic sequence ATTAAAATGTGACATAATTGTGGTATTaaaatgaataatattatataaaactgCTGTATAAAATAGCTTTAAACCAGACATCTGAGGCTAGTCTCACGCACATTTGCAGGGTGATTGGTCTGCCGTACAGGATGGACACAGGTTGGTCAGGGTAGGCCTcaattaaatactttaagaaatattgTCAATTATAACCACTCCCAGGTTATGTCAAGGAGTCAATAGCGAAATATGTCGTTGATGAACGTAGAGTTTAACACAGTAGGTCCTCCCCTTCCCAACATTCTGAGAGGGAAAACGAGAACAGGAGTCTGAGAGACAAATATCTCAGGACTACTTTGTGGGGGGAGATCCCCAGTCTTCCCTagatgatagatagatagatagatagacctagaggatagatagatagatagatagacctaGAGGATAGGGACACAATAACTAAACGGCTACAATCATCGTCCAGTTAGTTACATAACTCACGTATTTTACAGTACCAATTTGAACTGCATTAGACCCAGTCATTTTCACTCAAAATGCGTACTTCCGAGTCATAATTGTTTagtttacctagcattaaatattttaaataattacaCGATAAACAAAACAGCATTTACTTACAATTTATGACGATGTGTTGCCAGATTTCACCAAGCTGGTCACAGCTTTGTACTGTTGCCAGATCAGAGTAATACTCTGAAGTTGTCAGACTCTGGCAGTAGTCTCTTCCTTGTGACCTGAAAGCAGCATTAATTTTGTAATTTCCAACAATCTACGTTAAACAATTTAATGCACTATGTGCATTCAACACCCTCAACACAGAAAACAATATACATGTCGCTGAGTAGCCAAATCGGTTCCACTCACTGGTCCGAGGCTTATCCCAACACAACCTAACAACCTTAGTCTGGCTGCTAACAATGGGTTCCTTCGCAATGGCGTGATATATCACAGAAAATCATTTTAATACATTGGAGAGACTTGAATTCGCGTTCTGGTGACTCCGAGACGTCTGCCTTAACCGACTCAGCCACGATGGTACAAGCGTCCAGCAACCCAGAGTGGGAATGCCGTTACCGTAcgccagagtgtggtcgggttaACTGCAAAATCCTGGTTGGGCTCCGGCTCCGAGCCTCCAGAACCTCCCAGAGAACTCAGCAGAGTTCTGGGTTAGTcgctccattgcctcaaaattatTTTTAATGGGATCCTTTACActaggtagtagtagtaggcatccatcagtctcaggagactatggggttgcgctctggttgtcggtttggagtggcctctccagggcgcaaagccagggtaagttgatacggggaagaagctgttacccatgcagcaggtacccccccccccatctctctccaCGGCGcccaaagtctccaatggaaaggcaaatgccaatacgattGTGATCTGTACCCTTACACTGGGTAAAGGTAGACATACTCACCATCTAAGAGCGACTCATAAGTGACTCAAGACGGCACAGTGACTCACCAGCTTAGTCCCTCTGACGAGTGAAAGTAGAAGCAGCCGCCACTGACGTATGTGAAGGGGTCATGACAAGCTGTGAGGAGACAAATCAACATAAACAGGAATACACATTTGAAAAATAAGAACATAGGGCTATACAATAAGATCGAACTCGCGTCCTTGCATTCCCAAGAGGATCCAATTATACTCCCTCAATTTTTCCTCATAGatccatcacgttattgtgatttcattacgTATGTTTCTTAATACCTTTATGCTTCTTTTATATTTCCTATTGTAATTATTTCGTCATTTCATCTCGAATGTGTTAAGATCCTATTATAAAGTCCATACGATATACCCCACACAACGGTAAGGTTCAGTGATATGTAAACTGGTTTGTAAACTTATTCCTTCAAGCAGCTGTAAGGTACTTTTTAGAGCTGTCTGAATCAGCTGGGAGCGGGAGGCCTGATAAACAGATGTTCACCCACCAGCGACAATCTTGGTATTGCGTAGTTCCCCGCCGTTGTCAGCCAGGAAGACCCTGCAGGTCCACGCCCCTGAGTCCTCAACGCTGACGGAGTCGATGACGACGCCGCACTGGTTGTCGATGAGGTCCTCCGGCGCTCTCAACCCCGGGTGGACGCCGGCGTGGACATCCTCAACCTGTTTAGGAATCGATACCAGGACGTTTTCAACACGTCAGGAACCGTAGGGATGTCATTGGGAATTTTAAATATTGAGGAAAAGGCGTCCTCGACCAATCGTCTCTGATCACACCTTGACTACAAGCAGAGACGAGCTGCCAGGAAGCTGTCCCTTGAGAGGAATATTAAGAAAATGTAATCAAATCATCATCCACAAATCATTATCAACATTTATATGTTGATCTAAGCTATAGTCAACATATAAATATTGACAAGGGAATTAGTAACATAACATCAATTTACTCAATGCTGAAAATGCTAAGATATTGTAACCCCAAAACCATGGATTCATTACCCACTGAGCTGACAAAATCTCCAACACAGATGAGCACTGTGTGTGAGTCCCAGGGAAGGTGAATTAATAGTAGGGTAAATAACGTGAACAAATACAGAAACAAAGAGTTTTAGAGTACCTGGAAGCTCCTTCCGTCTTCGTGGTCCCAGAAACACAAGCGAAAGTCCTCCTTGACGCCGCAGGAGAGTGCCAGCGACGTCCCCGGCGTCGCTTTTACGTCAGATGCGTCGAAGATGAGCGTGGCGTCTGCTGGAGTATAGGATCAAAGGAGGTAAACATAATGACTCTTGTATGCGCCCACACGTATGGCTGCTCAGTATACCCAAGTGCCCTATCACTATACCCAAGTGCCCTGTCACTATACCCAAGTGCCCTGTCACTATACCCAAGTGCTCTGTCACTACATCCAAATGCCCTGTCACTATACCCAAGTGCCCTGTCACTATACCCAAGTGCCCTGTCACTACAGCCAAATGCTCTGTCACTATACCCAAGTGCCCTGTCACTATACCCAAGTGCTCTGTCACTACAGCCAAATGCTCTGTCACTATACCCAAGTGCCCTGTCACTATACCCAAGTGCTCTGTCACTACAGCCAAATGCTCTGTCACTATACCCAAGTGCCCTGTCACTATACCCAAGTGCTCTGTCACTACAGCCAAATGCTCTGTCACTATACTACAAACACTAACCTGAGGCCAGCGCGAGCACAATTATCAACAAGGCACAGCTAATGTTGACCATTTTGGAATTTCTTCAGGAGTGGGACCTCTCCAGCACTGACGGTACTTATATACCCACTGACAGAGCCGGTACAGAGAGCCAGATAATAATAACCTTCTAAGGAAAATTAAATTAACTACAAAAACCACCTGGAGTTGTTCCCAAGGAACCCAAGTCGAcacataaatatagaatactaaatTCCCCTCTTTTTAAACTAGTGTGaaaaacctaatatatatattacgtcGCGAAAATCAATATTATCTTCAATACAATTTAATTTCATTATAAATTCTGTAAACAGAATTTTGTGAGCATTATGTGAATATATAATTTTGTGAACGGTTATGCCTAAGGTTAACTTAGGCATAACTTAGGTTAACTTAGAACCTGCTAGTTATTTAGGGTAATGTTCTATGCACAGTCACTTAAGACTTTGTTATGGAGTTTAGTTTGTGAAGTTTCTGAAGTACTCTGAAGTACTCTGTTTTAAATCCACATTGGTTATGTTCCAGTAGACTGTTGGTGTCTGCGTAATCAAAAAAACTAATAAACAATTTTCTCATTATTTCAGTGAAAGGAGAGATACTGAtcagttattgattgttgattgtAAGTCGTTACTGTTGATTGTTAGTGTTTGCAATCTTATGAACGTGAGAGAGCCTTCCTTGAgatgcttgaaacaattgaagattGTTTCCGTCTGTATTTAGCTTTGATCATAACTTGTGCTGTAACAATGACTTATTATTTTGACAACCAAGAGATAACAATGGGTTTTGTAACTTTGATAACTAAGGAATAGTAATTCATGCACAAAGCCTGCATTGTTAACTTGTATCTAACTAGACAAAATCTAGTTAGACATATAGCTAGACAAAATACATAAAAATATTATTTGTATCTAACTAACGTATCATTAATACCTGAAACGATTAGTAATATCAGACAAAGTAATTGCACTAAAATGATTTATTAGTGATATTATATCTATATACGATCATATATGATGACCATACGATGAGGATCGTATAAGTCCATATACGATCAGCTCATAGTAATGAGGAGACCCTTGACTAAGTTTAACATTTGAAGTTGGATCGGGTGCTATTAAAACCTTACTCATACTTTTATTATACTCATTTATTTTGTTAAAAGTTGAGGGTAACAATATTTTCAGATGCTGTTGATGGGAGCCAATGACAGAGAGGTTTCCTCGCAGACGAAGGAATATTCTCTTGAACAGTACCAGTCTTGTAGGAATCCCCAGGAGCTTTGCAAGGCCAAACAGTTCTTCGCTTCATCCACTATTGGGTTCCCTGGATACCAGTAAGGATTACCCATCGGTACAGAGCCGCCCGTGGCCCAGTACCAATCGCCTTCAATAACAAGGTCATTACCACCAACCCAGTACGCTTTACGTCCATCTGGGAATGAATAAAGTTATGTTATGCATGTGTGATACTGTGGGTGGCCCAGCCCTGTGCATATCCCCAGAACCCAAATATCTTTGTTTACATCTTG encodes the following:
- the LOC123750095 gene encoding C-type lectin domain family 4 member F isoform X2 codes for the protein MVNISCALLIIVLALASDATLIFDASDVKATPGTSLALSCGVKEDFRLCFWDHEDGRSFQVEDVHAGVHPGLRAPEDLIDNQCGVVIDSVSVEDSGAWTCRVFLADNGGELRNTKIVAACHDPFTYVSGGCFYFHSSEGLSWSQGRDYCQSLTTSEYYSDLATVQSCDQLGEIWQHIVINYENPPMFFIGGTDVNEEGNWHWVTGGTVPRSAPFWYPGLPQVDTTRNCLYIQAASGYFADASCSSVIPCICEEFSYDTGLEL
- the LOC123750095 gene encoding C-type lectin domain family 4 member F isoform X1; protein product: MVNISCALLIIVLALASADATLIFDASDVKATPGTSLALSCGVKEDFRLCFWDHEDGRSFQVEDVHAGVHPGLRAPEDLIDNQCGVVIDSVSVEDSGAWTCRVFLADNGGELRNTKIVAACHDPFTYVSGGCFYFHSSEGLSWSQGRDYCQSLTTSEYYSDLATVQSCDQLGEIWQHIVINYENPPMFFIGGTDVNEEGNWHWVTGGTVPRSAPFWYPGLPQVDTTRNCLYIQAASGYFADASCSSVIPCICEEFSYDTGLEL